The Myxococcales bacterium nucleotide sequence GGAATTGGCAGCTGGCGGAGAAGTCAGCGGATCAGTGAATGGTAGTATTAACCTGTCATTGGGTGGCAATGGTGGTGGTGCCGGCGGTGACGTCGGAGCGAAGGCTGCGTTCGGCGGCCATATCAACAACAAAGACATCAATAGTACCACTGCGACGGGAAGTAATATCGATTCGTTGTCTACTTCGGAAGTCACGACTCGCGCCGAGGCAGATGCCCTGCTCCGGTCCCGCCAAGACGGCGGGGCTATTTCAGAGGTCGTTAGCTCGACGGATGTCCTGGGCGAAGGGCTGACCTACAATGTTGTGCCGCAGTTATGGGGTATGATTTTACAACAGCCCATTCGACTGTTGCGAGAGGCACAGATTGTGGAGTATAGCCAATGCGGAGCCCCTACGATTCGTGGTGACTATACATTGGATGATTGGACTTGGCAGGCCACCTTGGCATTGGGCACTACGTGTTTTGACGCTCAGTCTGGTGAAGTGATGCAAAACAATCTGCATGAGCCTGCCTGTGTGGTTGAGCGGGATAAATGCAAGTATCAATAAGATTTTTCAGTTTACTTAGCTTAACGGGAATGGTGATGGGTTGCGGGGCAAGTGTGGACCCGCAGAAGTTGCCCTCGTTTTTGGAGCGAGATGGCGGTGTTCACGATTTTGACCTTTCCGCGCCTGTCATCGAGCATGTGTTTGGGGTGATTCCAAACGCCACATCCCTACTCGTGATCCCGTATGACGTTGTGAGCATCAAGGGAAGAGTCCCAGGTGCGTCAGACTTGCATGTCGAAGGCGTGGGCAACCCCCTGGTGGTGCCGATATATAGTGATGGCTCATTTTGCGTGGATGTTGATGGCTTGACAGAAGGCAGCTACAATATCGTTCTCTACGGCCAGAGTTCGACAGGTTATTCATCAGAATCGACGGTAGCAGTGGAAGTGGATCCAAGCGCGCCTCAGCCAAACCCAGTGATTACCGATACGGTGCTCACCTGTGGGGGGCGGCATCCATTTGCGTGCGATGGTGCCCTGGAGATATGTAACAATGGCGTCAGCGATGATTGCGATTCGTTGATAGATGACGAAGATCCCGATTGTTCCAGTTGCGTGGACGATGCGTATGATCAAGGCGGCGGCATTCAAGCTAACGACGCGTTTGATACCGCACCTGGGATTTCCCAAGGCTACCAACAGGGCCTTCAGATTTGCCCGAGGGATGAAGACTACTACAAGGTTGCTGTAGCAGCGGGTCAAACGCTGAACGTGCGTGTAAGTTTGAGCTATCCATCCCCACATCTCTATGCGCAGATCATGCCGAATAATCTGAGCGGCACGGCCGTTGTCTCTAAGGAAATTGTTGATACGGGGCAAGGCACGTTGCTTCAGCACTGCGTACAACCGGGGCAGGGCGGCGAGTTTCGGATCCGCGTGTTTGGTCTGAACGGGCAGAGCAACGGCTATAGTCTGCTGGTGGATGTCCAAGATACCGGCGGCTGCTCTCCCTTGTAACACTGTGGAACTAACTGCATTGTTGGAGTGGCTTAGGACGCATGAGGGGCCGGGGGGCTATGGGTTCCTTGGGCTTTCGGCGATGCTGGAGTACGTGGTGCCGCCGTTTCCGGGCGATACTGTGACGCTGTTTGGGGTGTTTTTGGCGGTGACCGCCGGGTACAGCATGGTGTGGGTGTACTTGATGCTGACGGCGGGGTCGGTAATGGGCGGAGTGCTCAGTTATGGCATCGGCCTATGGTTGGGTGCCGAAGAAGGTAGGCTCGGGCGTTGGGTGAGCAACCCCAGGCTACGGCGGGGCGTTACAGTCGTCCGTCAGCGATTTGAAAGGCGAGGCGCAATCTATCTGGCCGTTAATCGCTTTTTGCCGGTGCTGCGCGGGGTGTTTTTCATCGCGGCTGGGATGGCGCGGATGCGCTTGTGGCAGGTGGTGGTTTACGGGCTGATTTCAGCACTGGCATGGAACGGCTTGATCGTCGCTGTTGGCTATAGCGTCGGTGCCAACTGGCAGGCGTTATACTCGTTGTATCACCAATACACGCTCGCGGTTGTTGCAGTTTTGGCTCTCCTCCTGCTCGGCTGGTGGTTGCTTAAACGCTGGCGCCGAGATTGCAACACCGTCTGAAGCGGGGGTCTTTGACGGGTCGGCATATGAATGTATACTAAAAAGGTATGAAGGCAACTACTATCAAGTTAGAATCAGACCTGCTTGAGGACATTGCGCGTGCGAAGCCCAAAGACCAGTCGCTGACGGCATTCGTTAAGCAAGCGGTAAAGGCGGAATTGGCGCGCAGGCACCTGCGCAAATCAGCTCAGGCATATCAAAACTTTCTCAGCCAAAACAAAGCAGAGCAGGATTGGCTCGATCAATGGGAGCAAGCTGACCTTGCGATTGCTGCAAAGTCGGACCGCAGTAAGTCGTGAGAAGAGGCGATATTTATTGGATCAATCTGGAGCCTGCGTCGCCGCCGGAATTTGGCAAGGTGCGGCCAGCTGTCATTGTATCGAACTCGGAACAAAACCTGGTGTTATCTTCGGTCGTAGTGTTACCCGTCTCTAGCCGCCCGCCTGAGATATGGCCTTTGCGTATTGAACTTCCGGTTTCCATTAGCAAGGCGAAGCAATCATTTGCAGTCGTGCCTGGTATACGGCAAGTCAGCAAATCACGGCTGCTGGAGCCCATCGTTTCGCTTCCTGAGCTGACTCTGAAAGCACTTACCGATGCCCTAGTGCTCTATCTCGGGGAATAGACGCATGTCGAGAGTCTGCGGCGGCAGCCGATTAGGTGTTTTTTGGGAGCTTAGGGGCGATGAGGTTGGCCTTGAGGAAGTCGCGGTTCATGCGGGCGATCCAGTTGACGCTGATCTCTTTGGGGCAGGCGGCTTCGCATTCACCGTGGTTGGTGCAGTTGCCGAAGACTTCGGCATCGTGCTGGATGAGCATGCGCCGGACGCGGTCGTGGCGCTCGGGCTGGCCTTGAGGCAGCACGCCGAGGTGTCCGACTTTGGCCGCCACAAAGAGGTGGGCTGACGCGTTGGGACAAGCCGCCACGCATGCGCCGCAACCGATGCAGGAAGCCGCATCCATGGAGGATTCTGCGTCATGCTTGGGCACTCGGGTGCTGTTGGCCTCGGGGGCGCTGCCTGTGCGGACGGAGATGAATCCGCCGGCATCGATGATGCGATCAAAGGCGCTGCGATCCACGACAAGGTCTTTGAGGACAGGGAAGGCTCTGGCGCGCCAGGGCTCTATCCAGAGTTCTTGGCCGTCAGTGAAGTGTCGCATGTGGAGCTGGCAGGTGGTGGTGGCGCGCTGGGGACCGTGGGGCACGCCATTGATGACCATTCCGCAGGCTCCGCAGATGCCCTCCCGGCAGTCGTGCTCAAATGCGATGGGGTCTTGGCCCGCTTCGATAAGTTCTTCATTAACCACGTCCAGCATTTCCAAAAACGACATGTGTTCGTTGACGTTGTTGGCTTGATAGGTCTGAAAGCTTCCAGGCTCATTGGCGCTCGCCTGACGCCAGACGTGTAGCGTAAGTCTTAGTAGGCTCACTTGTAGCTCCGCTTGCTGGGGGTGACGCTTTCAAACGCGAGCGGCTCGCGATGCAGAGTGGGATAGGCTAGGTTGCCGGAGTATTGCCAGGCAGCGACGTAACTGAAACTCGCATCATTGCGTTTTGCTTCTCCCTCGGGGCTTTGGTGTTCTTCGCGAAAGTGTCCCCCGCAAGATTCTTCTCGATGCAAGGCGTCGATGCACATCAGCTCAGCGAGTTCGAGGAAATCCGCGACGCGTCCGGCCTTCTCCAATGTGGGATTGATGTGCTGGGGGTCGGTGGTAATTTTGATTTCGCTCCAAAACTGATCCCGCAACGTGGGAATCTCTTTGAGGGCCTGGCGCAGGCCAGTGGCGGTGCGTCCCATGCCGCAATGTTCCCAAAGAATATGGCCGAGCTTGCGGTGAAACCAGTCCGGGCCGTATTTTGGCGAGGGCGCGCTCATGAGTTTGTGAATGCCGGCTTGGACTTCTTGAAGGGCACGCTGCGCCTCGGGATGGTCTTCAGCAACTGGGCGGAGCTCGGAGGAGGCCAGATAGTTGGGAAGGGTATAGGGCAGAATGAAGTAGCCATCGGCCAGCCCTTGCATGAGTGCGCTCGCCCCCAATCGGTTGGCGCCGTGGTCGGAGAAGTTGGCTTCGCCAATGCTGAACAATCCTTCGACGGTCGTCATCAAGTTGTAGTCGACCCATAAGCCACCCATGGTATAATGCACGGCAGGGTAGATGCGCATGGGGACTTCGTACGGGTCTTCGCCGGTGATGCGCTCGTACATTTGAAAGAGGTTGCCGTAGCGCTCTTCGACAGCCGTGTGCCCCAAACGTCTCAGTGCGTCGGCAAAATCGAGATATACGCCTCGGCGCTGTCCGTTGATGAGTGGGCCGACGCCGCGTCCTTCGTCGCACACCGCTTTGGCGGCGCGGGAGGCGATGTCGCGCGGGACCAGATTGCCAAAGGCTGGGTACTTTCGCTCCAAGAAGTAGTCGCGAGCTTCTTCCTGGATCAACCGGGGATCTTTGTCGCAATCCTCAGGGCTCTTGGGCACCCACACGCGGCCGTCGTTGCGCAGAGACTCACTCATCAGGGTGAGTTTGCTTTGATATTCGCCGCTCTGCGGAATGCATGTGGGATGGATCTGGGTGTAACAGGGGTTCGCAAAAAGAGCGCCATGACGATAGGCACGCAAAATTGCCGTGCAATTTGAGCCCTTTGCGTTGGTGGACAAGTAGAACACGTTGCCGTAGCCGCCGGTTCCGAGCACAACGCAATCGGCCACATGGGCCTCAAGTCGACCGGTGACGAGGTCTCGAGTCACGATACCGCGCGCTTTTTGGTCGATGCGAATCAGGTCGAGCATTTCGGTACGGGAAAACATGCGTACGGTGCCGATATCGATCTGGCGGCTTAGCGCTTGATAAGCGCCAAGCAGAAGCTGTTGGCCAGTCTGGCCTCGCGCATAAAAGGTGCGAGAGACCTGCGCGCCCCCGAATGATCGATTGGCCAGGTGCCCGCCATACTCGCGTGCGAAAGGCACCCCTTGGGCCACGGCCTGATCAATGATGTCGAGGCTGACTTCGGCGAGCCGGTATACGTTGGCTTCCCGTGCGCGGAAGTCGCCGCCTTTGATGGTGTCGTAAAAAAGCCGCCAGATGCTGTCGTTGTCGTTCTGATAGTTTTTGGCGGAGTTGATCCCGCCCTGGGCCGCGATACTATGGGCGCGCCGCGGGCTATCTTGAAAGCAAAAACACTTGACTTGGTAACCCATTTCGCCGAGTGAGGCCGCCGCCGCGGCTCCGGCAAGCCCGCTGCCCACGACGATGATCTCGTGTTTGCGGCGGTTCGAGGGCGCGACCATTTTGATGGCGGCCTTGTGTCTGCTCCAGCGCGTTTCAATAGGGCCGTTCGGCGCCTTTGCATCGAGTCGCACGGTCATGGCGAGGGCCTATCAGTGAGCGTGGCGGAAGTATCCGGCTCGATAACTCCGGCCATTACCATGACGGGAAACGAAACGTTGCCCGCGACAATGAAGGTCACGAGCGCAATGGCGGCGAAACGGCGCGCTTGGTTATAGCGTGGATGGTTTGCGCCGAGGGTTTGAAGAAAGCTCCACGCACCATGGTAGAGGTGTAAGCCCAACGCGAGATTGCCAATCACGTAGATCAATGCGATCCACCACACACGAAAACCATAGACGATGTTGTTGTAAACGTGATGGGGATCGAAACGGTAGAGACCGGCAGTCTGGCCCAATGTGAGGTGGGCGAGGTGATAGACCACGAAGCACAAAACGATGATGCCGCTCCACCGCATGGTCCTGGCTGCGTAGGTGGTTGCTAGATATTCTTTCTGTTGATACTGGATCGGGCGCGCCCTGCGGGAAAGCGCCCAGAGGCGAAATGCTGCCGAGATATGTGCGCCTACGGCCCCCAGCAGGAGCAACCGGGTGCCCCATATGAGGGGAGGATGGGAATGCAGCCATGCGGCGTAGGCGTTGATTGCCTCCGGTCCCGCATAGAGCTTGAGGTTGCCGAGCAGGTGTCCGATGACGTAACCCAGTAGAATGACGCCGCTTATCGCCATTACAGTTTTTACGAAGACGGTGTTTTGTTTTAGCGCGATAGGCTGTGGCATGGCGTCTTGGGTCACGGGCCTTTTACTGTATAAATTCCGTAGGATCAATGTAATCCACGATTTCGCCGCGAAACGTGACCAAGGATGTCCTTCCCGGCGCCATGGCATGGACGTAATTGGGCAAGAGCGGCACTTTGCCCTTGCCGCCTGGGGTATCGACGATGAATTTCGGCAGAGCAATGCCGCTGAGCCGGCCTTGAAGCTGCCCCATGATGGATAGGCCTTTTGACAAGGGTGTCCGAAGGTGCCCAGTTCCTTTTACCGGGTCTGCTTGTAATAGGTAATAGGGTTTCACCCGCGTTTGCACCAGACCGCGAAAGAGGCGCTCCAGGGTTGCTGCATTGTCGTTGATGCCTCTCAAGAGCACAGTGTGATTCATCACCGGGATGCCGTGGTCCACCAACATCGCGCATGCGCGTTTGGATTCAGGGGTGAGCTCCTTCGGGTGGTTAAAATGGGTCATCAGCCAGGAAGCCGGGTGTTCGCGAAGCGCCAGGCAGAGCTCGGGTGTGATGCGCTGAGGCAGGGTCACGGGGGTGCGGGAGGCGACGCGCACATTGCCGAGACTCTCGATATCGCTGAGGGAATCGATTAGCTGCCGGATGCGAGGGGTACTCATGATCAGCGGATCGCCGCCAGATAGGATGAGCTCCTGAATCTCGGGATGGGATTTCAGATACGCGAAGGCGGGCTCGAGTGCTTTTAAGGATAGTGTGCCCTCGCCGTGGCCAACCATACGTGAGCGGGTGCAAAACCGGCAGTAGACGCCGCACCGATCGGTGACAAGCAAGAGTGCGCGGTCGGGGTAACGCTGAACGAGGAAGGGAGCGACTTCGTGCGCGACCTCGCCGAGCGGATCGGAAAGATCACCAGGGATGGTAGATGACTCCCGCAAGGTCGGCACGCATTGCATGCGAATGGGACAGCGTGGATCTTTGGGATCGCACAAGGATAAATAGTAGGGGGTGATGGCGAGAGGCATGCCATGAGCAAGCGCATTCTGAACGCCACAACGCTCTTCAGCGCTCAGATCGAGATGCGACTCCAGGTCTTTCGACGTGCGAATCGTGTGCTGAGCCTGCCAACGCCATTCGGCATCGGATGTATCTTCAGATGACAGAAAAGTGCGGGCGGGAGAAGTCATGTGACGCGTTGACAATACCATGCATTAAAAATAGACACAGAACCACGGTCGCGCCGCAGTGATAAAGTATATTGGATCCAAAAGACTGCTGCTCGGCCAGATCCTCGAATCGGTTCAAAGTTTTGGGCACGTCAGACGCGTAGCGGACCTGTTTTCGGGTACGGCCAGGGTCGCTCACGCCATGAAGCGTGCCGGATATGAGGTGATTGCTAATGATCATAATGCTTACGCACACACGTTGGGCCAGTGCTATGTGCAAGCCGATCGGAAGCGAATCTACAGCGATGCCAAAAGGCTGATCGCGGAGCTTTCCAAGCTTCCAGCCAGGCCGGGATACTTCACAGAGACGTTTTGTGAGAAATCTCGATTTTTTCATCCCAAAAATGGTGCACGGATCGACGCGATTCGCGAGGCGCTCGAGACCAAGGGACTTGAGCCGGAGCTTTTCGCGGTGCTGCTCGTCTCGCTTATGGAAGCTGCAGACCGCGTTGATTCAACGACGGGTGTCCAGATGGCATATCTGAAGCAATGGGCGAAGAGGGCCCATAATGAACTCGAACTTCGTATGCCGGATGTGCTCCCGGGTGATGGCGAAGCCTGGGGGCTCGATGTGCTCGAGGCCGCGAAAAAATTGGCTGAAAGGGATATTGATGTGGTGTATCTCGATCCGCCGTATAACCAACACAGCTATCTCGGCAACTACCATGTATGGGAAAGTTTGGTACGTTGGGACAAGCCCGAGGTGTATGGCAAGGCGTGCAAGCGGGTGGATTGCCGCAGCTACAAGAATCGGTTTAACTCGAAGCGGAAACTCTCAGATGCCCTCACGGAGGTGGTTTCCACGTTACGCGCCCGGCACCTGATCGTATCTTTTAATAATGAAGGGTATCTCAGCCGGGACGATATGCTAACGATACTCGGCGCGTATGGCCACGTGCGGGTCGTGGAACTCGATTTCAAGCGTTATGTAGGCGCACAGATTGGCATTTACAGCCCAAAAGGGCAAAAGGTGGGTCGTGTCAGCCACCTCCGCAACGTAGAATATCTGTTTTTGGGGTCGCAAAAGCATGCGTGAAGTCTGGACCGTAGAGAGGGAGGGTGGCACAAGGATCACGATGGGAAAAAACGCGATCACCAGGCCGCCCAGCGCGTTTCGACGGGTGCCCCGGACAGGGGTGATCTACGTCACAGCAGAAGCGGAGCGTCGGGGATTTAGTCCCGAGGATCCCGACTGGTGCAATCTGGGGCAGGGGCAGCCGGAGACCGGGCCATTACCTGGGGCGCCGTCAAGAGTAGAGAACATTCCGGTGGGACTCGATCAGGATTACGCACCGGTCGGGGGTCTCTGGGAGCTACGCGAGGCCGTCGCTCAAATGTACAACCAACTTTACCGAAAGGGTAAAGCGTCTCAGTACACGGCGGAGAATGTGGCGATTTGCGGTGGCGGCAGGGTGGGGTTGATGCGTGTGGCGGCATCCATCGCGCCCGTGCATCTGGGACACTTCCTGCCCGATTACACGGCGTACGCCGAAGTGCTGGATATTTTTCGTCGATTTAATCCGATACCGATTTTGCTTGAGCCCGAGCGCGCGTACGCGTTCAGCACCGAGAACCTTGCACACGAGATTCAAGGTCGGGGCTTGGGGGCGCTGCTCTTGAGCAATCCCTGCAATCCCACTGGTAAAGTCGTGCACGGTGAAGAGCTTCGCGAATGGGTGACTGTTTCAAGGGATCTCAACTGCACACTCATTCTCGATGAGTTTTACTCACATTACATCTGGGTCGGCGAGAGAGAAACCGTAAGCGCCGCTGAGCATGTCGAAGACGTGGAAAGGGATCCCGTGGTCATTCTCGATGGCCTCACGAAGAATTGGCGTTATCCTGGCTGGAGGGTGACCTGGATTCTTGGACCCAGAGAAATCATTGAAGGGTCTATAAGTGCCGGTTCGTTTTTAGACGGGGGCGGCTCGAGACCCATGCAGCGGGCTGCGTTTGATTTGATCAACGTCGAGCACGCCATAAAAGAGACGCGTGCGATCCGTGATGCTTTCTTGCCTAAGCGCAATCGGATGATCGAAGGCTTACGTGCTCTGGGGATCCAGCCAGACCTTGAGCCCCAGGGAACGTTTTATGTATGGGGAGATCTATCGCAGGTCCCAGAATCGATGCGGGATGGTCAAATGTTTTTTGAAAAGGCTCTGGAAAAGAAAGTCATTGTTGTGCCCGGCGAGTTTTTCGACGTCGATCCAGGGCGCAAGCGGATGGGAAGGCCGTCGCGTTTCCGTCATCATGCACGGTTCTCGTTCGGTCCAGGCATAGACGTCATCGAGCGGGCGCTTTCGCGCTTAGCCGAGTTGATCGGCTAGTTGCTGGTCAACGGTTTGCGCCCAATTAGCATTCGCCAAGGGGCTTGCGGGGCTTGGATGAAGGATGCGCCCGACTTTGATGTCGATTCCTTTGAGGGCCTGGAGCGCCCGTGTTTCGGCGAACGCGCCGATGCCAATAACATGCGCCGGTGCAAGTGCCCTGACCGTGCTCGCGAGCGCGTGATCGCAGCATTCAAATAGCGCGCGCTTGCTGGCTTGGGTGAGTTTGTCGGGAGTAAGGTTTTTCCCCGATTCTTCCATGAACGCCAGCGGGCAATAGTTGTGCACAAAATAGTGCTCAAAGAAACGTTCTGGGGTACCGAAACGCGCCTTTGCCCAGCCCCAAAGACGCGTGCCGCTGACTTCAGAGCGCGTGCAGGAGAATCCCGTCACGGGTCGCTTCGGATGGATGCGCTGCGGAGAATGCACTTGTTCGTCGATGCCAAGCCAATTCTTGACCATCGATACATCGCCAAAAGGGATACCCGTTTGCACCATGCCCCAGGGTCCGGGGTTCATGCCGACGAGAACGACGCGTTTGCGGCCTGTGCCATATTTTCGCAGGTACTCCGCATGGGGCGTCATGGCATAGCGCAAGGGGTTGTAAATGCACGCGATGGCTGGCTCCTCAAAGGACAGTGCATCGACCGCGTCTGAAAGTGCGTTGGCAATGTCAAGCAGAACCATGGGCCAATCCAGTCAACGGGCTTAGTTCGTGTTCTTGGCGTTCCAAGGCGTTGCAAAGTTCAACTACACTCGGCTCCTCTTTTGACGATCGCGCTTTTACAAAAACGGCATCAGAGCAAGCTTGACGGAAGCCAATCGACGGGAGGCTCTGATCGCGCAAGCGGTGAATCCACTTAAGCGTCTGAAAGGCATCGAAAGACACATGTGTCCGGGGATCGTTGCCCAGCGCTTCCAGATGCTCACGGAGCTTCGTGAATATCATCGGATGATACACGAGAGGCTCGTCGGGGCGATGGCGGAGCCGTCCCACCGCCGGGCCGGTCCCGAAAGGCACGCGGTCTGAGTCACGCCCGCTGAGGGTCAGCGGAGGTCCAGATAAGCGGAGAATTCGCCCCACTTTCGCAAGCTTATTAAGCATATAATAATCCTCTCCTGCCTCTCGTTTGGGGAACCCCCGGACCTTGGTATAATGCGAGCGCGAAATGATAAGCGTGCTGCCAATGGTGTGGTGGGCATAGGGTGAGCCGGCATACGCCAACCCCAGCACCAAATAGCGCAGGCTGACCTCGTATCGCAGCGACGTTTCAGTGTTGTGTCGGAACGGATAATACGCGGCAGCAACGTCAGGCATCCGGGAGACAGATTGGACAAAGTAGTCTGGGTGCAACTGAACGTCAGCGTCGGTACAATGGATCCAGTTGGCATTTAGCTTTCCCAGCGCTCCCAGCGCCACAGCCAGGTCGCAGCCGATTTTGCGCGCCAGGCCAACGCTTTCTTTCGCGGGCAGCAACCAGGGCACTTTGGAGTGCTCGATGAGTAGGAGCGAGCCCACGGGAGTTTGAAACAGGGTGCATGGCGGCGCGTTTGCTATGGTCTCGAACGAGGGGAACGCAGCGCGGAGGCTCTCTAAGGTGAGCTGGTTTGCCCGAAGCTGTTCTATCGAGGCAAGGCTTGAGGCATTGAGCACCACTATGACGAGCGTCGAGGAACGCGTATCAATGGGCAGCGAACTGAGGGCGGCAAGGAGGCCGTTCCCTTCAGAGAAACAGGGAATGACAATGACGTGGTCGAAACAGCCGGGCAAACGAGAAGCAAACTTGATGCTGGGTTCGGCGTAGCTGGCGAGATATTTTCGCGTCGCTTTGTCCATAGATGCTAGTGCACTCGTGCTCTCAATGGACAACTCAGCATGATGTCGCTTTCTTTTGCCAAGAGCTCTTCTTGCCGCGCCGAGACCTCGGGAGCGGGATAGTAGCAACGGGCCAACCGCACAAAAAGACCCGCGTGGCGGGCTTCGGAACGCGTGATGTCCAGGTAGAAAGTCTTAAGATCGCCTGGGGGTAAGGCGGCTGCCAGTAGCCCGAAGCGTTCACAACCTCGGGCTTCGATAATTCCCGCGATCAGGAGCCGATCGAGCAGGCATTCAGGCTGCTGCGGCCGACCTAGTGCGCGAAGGGCTCGCACGTACCGGTCGCGTTCATCCGTCCGGAGGATGAGGCGCCGCTCACTGAGGAGCTCATAAACCTGCGCGAAATGGAGCAACTCTTCTTGGGCCAAGGCGATCATCGCAGCGACCAGTTCGGTACGGTCAGGAAAGTGAGACAGCAATGAAAGGGCGGTCGCCGACGCCTTCCGTTCGGCCGATGCGTGGTCCAACAGAAAGGTATTCATATCGGCCATGACCGTTGTTGCCCAGGCGTCGGGCGTGGCAGCATGTAAGCGCATGAGGGGAGTGTTACCCGAGCCCAAGGATTATTTCCATGCTTGGGGAGAGCTTGTCCAATTGCGCCACTTCATAGGTTGAGATACATTCAGAAGGTGCAAGATCGCCGAAAGATGGACCGACACCGGGCATATTTCCCCATCGCGGTGGATTCTCAAGATCGCAAAGATCGGATTGCCATGAGCCGCAACGCCAGTGCGCGGGGTGTGCTGCTTGGAAGCCCCAGTCGGTTTGATATAGGCGAGCGTTTGGTCATGACCTTTCGCATTATGCCTGCCGGCCCGATGTATGCGGGCGTCGCTGGCAAAGTGGTTCGAGTGGATGAGGCTGCCAACGCCGAAGATCCCATGTGGCGGCACGTCATGGCGATTGAGTTTGAACGCCCCCTTGACGAAGAGGTGATCGAGGCGCTGCGCACCGCCGCCGAGCACACGGTCTACCTCGACTTCGACAATTAATGTAGATTTGCCATTGAGCTACTCCCTGTTTTTGGACTATCGCGTGTGGACG carries:
- a CDS encoding DNA adenine methylase; this translates as MIKYIGSKRLLLGQILESVQSFGHVRRVADLFSGTARVAHAMKRAGYEVIANDHNAYAHTLGQCYVQADRKRIYSDAKRLIAELSKLPARPGYFTETFCEKSRFFHPKNGARIDAIREALETKGLEPELFAVLLVSLMEAADRVDSTTGVQMAYLKQWAKRAHNELELRMPDVLPGDGEAWGLDVLEAAKKLAERDIDVVYLDPPYNQHSYLGNYHVWESLVRWDKPEVYGKACKRVDCRSYKNRFNSKRKLSDALTEVVSTLRARHLIVSFNNEGYLSRDDMLTILGAYGHVRVVELDFKRYVGAQIGIYSPKGQKVGRVSHLRNVEYLFLGSQKHA
- a CDS encoding single-stranded DNA-binding protein, with amino-acid sequence MVLLDIANALSDAVDALSFEEPAIACIYNPLRYAMTPHAEYLRKYGTGRKRVVLVGMNPGPWGMVQTGIPFGDVSMVKNWLGIDEQVHSPQRIHPKRPVTGFSCTRSEVSGTRLWGWAKARFGTPERFFEHYFVHNYCPLAFMEESGKNLTPDKLTQASKRALFECCDHALASTVRALAPAHVIGIGAFAETRALQALKGIDIKVGRILHPSPASPLANANWAQTVDQQLADQLG
- a CDS encoding succinate dehydrogenase cytochrome b subunit, translating into MPQPIALKQNTVFVKTVMAISGVILLGYVIGHLLGNLKLYAGPEAINAYAAWLHSHPPLIWGTRLLLLGAVGAHISAAFRLWALSRRARPIQYQQKEYLATTYAARTMRWSGIIVLCFVVYHLAHLTLGQTAGLYRFDPHHVYNNIVYGFRVWWIALIYVIGNLALGLHLYHGAWSFLQTLGANHPRYNQARRFAAIALVTFIVAGNVSFPVMVMAGVIEPDTSATLTDRPSP
- a CDS encoding succinate dehydrogenase/fumarate reductase iron-sulfur subunit; translated protein: MSLLRLTLHVWRQASANEPGSFQTYQANNVNEHMSFLEMLDVVNEELIEAGQDPIAFEHDCREGICGACGMVINGVPHGPQRATTTCQLHMRHFTDGQELWIEPWRARAFPVLKDLVVDRSAFDRIIDAGGFISVRTGSAPEANSTRVPKHDAESSMDAASCIGCGACVAACPNASAHLFVAAKVGHLGVLPQGQPERHDRVRRMLIQHDAEVFGNCTNHGECEAACPKEISVNWIARMNRDFLKANLIAPKLPKNT
- a CDS encoding fumarate reductase/succinate dehydrogenase flavoprotein subunit, translated to MTVRLDAKAPNGPIETRWSRHKAAIKMVAPSNRRKHEIIVVGSGLAGAAAAASLGEMGYQVKCFCFQDSPRRAHSIAAQGGINSAKNYQNDNDSIWRLFYDTIKGGDFRAREANVYRLAEVSLDIIDQAVAQGVPFAREYGGHLANRSFGGAQVSRTFYARGQTGQQLLLGAYQALSRQIDIGTVRMFSRTEMLDLIRIDQKARGIVTRDLVTGRLEAHVADCVVLGTGGYGNVFYLSTNAKGSNCTAILRAYRHGALFANPCYTQIHPTCIPQSGEYQSKLTLMSESLRNDGRVWVPKSPEDCDKDPRLIQEEARDYFLERKYPAFGNLVPRDIASRAAKAVCDEGRGVGPLINGQRRGVYLDFADALRRLGHTAVEERYGNLFQMYERITGEDPYEVPMRIYPAVHYTMGGLWVDYNLMTTVEGLFSIGEANFSDHGANRLGASALMQGLADGYFILPYTLPNYLASSELRPVAEDHPEAQRALQEVQAGIHKLMSAPSPKYGPDWFHRKLGHILWEHCGMGRTATGLRQALKEIPTLRDQFWSEIKITTDPQHINPTLEKAGRVADFLELAELMCIDALHREESCGGHFREEHQSPEGEAKRNDASFSYVAAWQYSGNLAYPTLHREPLAFESVTPSKRSYK
- a CDS encoding type II toxin-antitoxin system PemK/MazF family toxin, whose translation is MRRGDIYWINLEPASPPEFGKVRPAVIVSNSEQNLVLSSVVVLPVSSRPPEIWPLRIELPVSISKAKQSFAVVPGIRQVSKSRLLEPIVSLPELTLKALTDALVLYLGE
- a CDS encoding KamA family radical SAM protein — translated: MVLSTRHMTSPARTFLSSEDTSDAEWRWQAQHTIRTSKDLESHLDLSAEERCGVQNALAHGMPLAITPYYLSLCDPKDPRCPIRMQCVPTLRESSTIPGDLSDPLGEVAHEVAPFLVQRYPDRALLLVTDRCGVYCRFCTRSRMVGHGEGTLSLKALEPAFAYLKSHPEIQELILSGGDPLIMSTPRIRQLIDSLSDIESLGNVRVASRTPVTLPQRITPELCLALREHPASWLMTHFNHPKELTPESKRACAMLVDHGIPVMNHTVLLRGINDNAATLERLFRGLVQTRVKPYYLLQADPVKGTGHLRTPLSKGLSIMGQLQGRLSGIALPKFIVDTPGGKGKVPLLPNYVHAMAPGRTSLVTFRGEIVDYIDPTEFIQ
- a CDS encoding DedA family protein; this translates as MELTALLEWLRTHEGPGGYGFLGLSAMLEYVVPPFPGDTVTLFGVFLAVTAGYSMVWVYLMLTAGSVMGGVLSYGIGLWLGAEEGRLGRWVSNPRLRRGVTVVRQRFERRGAIYLAVNRFLPVLRGVFFIAAGMARMRLWQVVVYGLISALAWNGLIVAVGYSVGANWQALYSLYHQYTLAVVAVLALLLLGWWLLKRWRRDCNTV
- a CDS encoding pyridoxal phosphate-dependent aminotransferase → MGKNAITRPPSAFRRVPRTGVIYVTAEAERRGFSPEDPDWCNLGQGQPETGPLPGAPSRVENIPVGLDQDYAPVGGLWELREAVAQMYNQLYRKGKASQYTAENVAICGGGRVGLMRVAASIAPVHLGHFLPDYTAYAEVLDIFRRFNPIPILLEPERAYAFSTENLAHEIQGRGLGALLLSNPCNPTGKVVHGEELREWVTVSRDLNCTLILDEFYSHYIWVGERETVSAAEHVEDVERDPVVILDGLTKNWRYPGWRVTWILGPREIIEGSISAGSFLDGGGSRPMQRAAFDLINVEHAIKETRAIRDAFLPKRNRMIEGLRALGIQPDLEPQGTFYVWGDLSQVPESMRDGQMFFEKALEKKVIVVPGEFFDVDPGRKRMGRPSRFRHHARFSFGPGIDVIERALSRLAELIG